GTCCGCCAAGAACCGCGCTACAGCCAATCCGTTTTCGTTATGACGTTGCATACGTAACTCGAAAGTTTTTAATCCTCGCTCCAGCAAATAAACGTTGTGCGGTGAGTTTACAGCTCCTGTAATTCCGCGAAGCTTGCGGACCGGTTCCAATTTTTCGGCGGTACTAATTAAGGTACCGGCAAGCAAATCGTTATGCCCACCCAAGTATTTTGTCGCGGAATGTAAAACATAATCAATTCCGGCGGCGAGCGGCCGAATGTTGAAGGGCGTACCTAGCGTGGCGTCGATCAATGTTTCTACGCCGTGACGATGGCCAAGATCTGCAAAGCGATTTAAGTCAACAATGCTCAAATGTGGATTGGTCGGTGACTCGCTAATCAGAAGTTTGGTGTGCGATGTAATTGCGGCTTCCATCGCTGCGTAATCGCAAGCTGGCACCTGGCGTGTAACAACGCCAAATCGTGAAAGATGCTTACTACAAAATTCGCGACTGCGATGGTAACACTCGTCGAAGAAAACCACTTCATCGCCTGAGTTGAGCTTGGTTAATAACAGCACGACCAGTGCCGACATGCCGCTAGAAAACACCAACGCCGATTCGCCTCCTTCCAGTGACGCCAATTTACGCTCTACCACACGTTCGCTGGGATTACCGTAACGCCCATACTCCTCGCGTGGTTGCTTCTGCTCGATGTAATCAATAACTGACTGCGTATTGGCAAATGTGTAAGTCGATGCAAGAAAAATCGGGTCGGTAATGGAATGGGCTACCTTTTGCCGATCTTCGCCGGCATGAACCGCTAATGTCGAAGGACCAGCCGATACAGCAGACAAGGCAGCGTTCGCGGCAACGCTAGCATCCATAGTGGTTCTGCCGTTTTGTC
The genomic region above belongs to Pirellulales bacterium and contains:
- a CDS encoding PLP-dependent aspartate aminotransferase family protein, with protein sequence MSAVSAGPSTLAVHAGEDRQKVAHSITDPIFLASTYTFANTQSVIDYIEQKQPREEYGRYGNPSERVVERKLASLEGGESALVFSSGMSALVVLLLTKLNSGDEVVFFDECYHRSREFCSKHLSRFGVVTRQVPACDYAAMEAAITSHTKLLISESPTNPHLSIVDLNRFADLGHRHGVETLIDATLGTPFNIRPLAAGIDYVLHSATKYLGGHNDLLAGTLISTAEKLEPVRKLRGITGAVNSPHNVYLLERGLKTFELRMQRHNENGLAVARFLADHPRIERVYYPGLPSHPYHEVAKRTMHGFGGLVTFLVRDADWQQTARIVDSVKIPRIAPSLGGVESLIEQPLVMSYYECTPEERRQYGIPDNMIRLACGIENSVDLVADLKQALEQ